The nucleotide window TTTTATTTTCCCAGGGATCAATGATTTCTTTCGTTGGATCATCCCCAAACCCATCCCCGTCAAAATCACAAGAAGACTTATCTGCAACCGCTCTTAGTTCCTCTCCTTTAAATCTCATATAAGGGCCAGCGTTGACCGAACTATTTCTCCCTCTGATAAAGGTCGCTCCCAAATAGTAATAGAGACATTCGGCTGAGCTTGGATTTGAAAGATTGAGAAGAGAATTATCGGGAGGATAGTCTCCGAAATCATCGGCATACATTCTGAGGGCTGCACTGATGGAATCCATGAGAACATGAACTTTAGACAATTTCACCTTGCCACGAGCCTTGAGCACCGCCCCCAAAAGGAGGCTCATGATAACCCCCATAATGGATAAAACAATCAAAACTTCGACGAGGGTAAAGGCTTTTTTTCTTTTCACAATTGTCACCACCCCCATGTTACATCGAAACCCTATAATAACGAAAACCAAAATTCAAAAATCAAAATGACAATCCAAAATTCAAAATTTTTCCATCCAATGGCATTGGGAACATTTTGGATTTTGGTCTGTCATTTTGGATTTTGATATTTGATTTTTGGATTCTCACAATTGCTCTTTCGCCATTTCTAGCGTACAGCGTTTAGCGTAGAGCGTATAGAAAAAAGTGGGCGACCTAGATTCGATTGGTCTCACACCTTCAAAAGCTTCAAAAACTCCTTCTCATCCAAGACCTTAACCCCCAAAGAGTTTGCCTTCTCAAGTTTTGAGCCTGGTTCATTTCCTACCACCAAAAAATCTGTCTTTGTACTGATGCTTGAGCTAACTCTTCCCCCTAATTTTTTAATGAAGGCCCCTGCTTCTTCCCGAGAAAATTTTTCGAGGGTGCCGGTAAGAACAAAAGTTTTCCCCTCTAAAAAAGAATCTTTTTTCCTTAACGCAAGCTCGGTATCGACCCAGTTAAGTCCAAAGTTTTTTAACTGGGAAAGCGTTTTCAAATTTTCTTTCGTTTGAAAGAAGGAAATAATGCTCTGGGCCATGACAGCTCCAATCTCGTGAATATTTTGCAAATCTTCAAAGGAAGCCTGTATGAGGGCATCCATGTTCTTATATTGAAACGCGAGAATTTCTGCGGCATGAATCCCTACATGACGAATCCCTAAACCAAAAATCAATCGATGAAGCGATCGTGTTTTACTTTTTTCAATTCCATCTAAAATATTTTGAGAAGATTTTTCACCCATTCTTTCAAGCGACAAAAAGTCAGAATTTTTTAATCGATAAAGATCCGCTACATTTTTCACTAACTGTCCATCGACCAATTGTTCAACCAACGCGGTTCCCAACCCCTCAATATCCATGGCTTTCCGTGAGGCAAAATGTTCAAGACTGCGTTTGAGTTGAGCCGGACATGAAAGATTTTCACACCGAAGAGCCACCTCATCTTCCAAATGAACCACCTCGCTTTGACATTCAGGGCAATGGTTGGGGAACTGAAAGGGTTGAGCCTCTTTCGGACGCCTTTCTAAAAGAACACGGGTGACTTTAGGAATCACCTCTCCCCCTTTTTCAATGGCAACGGTATCTCCAATGCGAATATCCTTGCGTTTAATTTCGTCTTGATTATGGAGGGTGGCCCGACTGACCGTACTGCCGCATAATTCAACCGGTTCCAGAATAGCGACAGGCGTCAGTGTGCCGGTTCTTCCCACTTGAACCACAATGTCTTTTAAAAGTGTCTTGGCCTCTTCAGCCTGGTATTTATAGGCAATCACCCAACGGGGACTTTTCGAAGTGGACCCTAATAAATCTTGAAGTTTAAGGGAATTCACCTTAATCACCATTCCATCAATGTCAAAGGCGAGTTCTTTTCGCTTTTTGTTCCACTCATGACAAATCTTAATAACCGATTCAATAGAAGAAGCCGCCTGATAGCCCTCGACGACTCGAATTCCACAGGATTGAAGCATTCTTAAAACTTCCAGATGAGTTTGAAATCCCCCCCCCTTAACGAGGCCGATCCCATGAGCAAAGAATTTTAACGGACGCTCGGCCGTTAAACGCGGATCCAAAAGTTTGAGAGATCCGGAAGCGGCATTTCTTGGGTTTGCAAAAGTCTCTTCCCCTTTTTCAATACGATCCTGATTCAGTTTTTCAAAACCCTTGTGATCGAAGTAGACTTCGCCCTTAACTTCCAGAACGGATGGGATATTTTTTCCCTGAAGCTTAAGAGGAATCGATCGAAGCGTCTTCAAATTTGCAGTAACATCATCCCCCATCAAACCATCACCTCGAGTGAGCCCTCTTTTAAAGAGGCCTTCCTCATAGCGTAACACCACGGCTAATCCGTCAATTTTAAGTTCAACAACATAATCAATTTTTTCCTGGGGAAAAACCTTTTGAATCCGGTGATGAAAAGAAAGAATCTCATCAGGGCTATAAGTATTTTCAATACTCAGCATGGGGATTGAATGGCGAACAGGCTGAAAACCTTTGATAAGGCCCTCTCCAACTCTTTGGGTGGGAGAATCTGACGTGATAAGATTTGGATACTTTGTCTCCAAATCTTTTAATTCTTGTATCAATAAGTCATATTCATAATCACTGATAACAGGGGCATTCTCTATAAAATATTTTCGATCATATCCTAGAATTTTTTCGCGGAGGTCTTTAATATTTTTGGAAACTTCGTTGAAGGATGAATGGGATTCCTTCATTTGATATCCCACATTTAAGCACTTTTAACAATGGGTTCCGCCTCTATTTGGACAAGGCGTCCTTTTGCCTCAGATAAAATATAATGGGGAATCGCTCGAAAAAGCGTCAATTCATAATCCGAAGGGAATCGATCCACTTCATCAATGGCCGATTGACAAAGTCCCGAAATTACTTTTAAAGTTTCAGGAAAACCCTGCCCTCGGGAAAGAAGACCCTGAATTTGAATAAAAGAAAGATCTGATTTTTTTTGCATAATCAGATTTTCTAATTGCTGCCTTTCCTGGAAGCCCAGCCGAGCTAATAAATGAATGAGCGGAAGCGTTAATTTTCCTTTTTTAAGATCCGTACCCAGCGTTTTTCCCTCTTTTAAAGAACTCCCCGTAAGATCCATAATATCATCCCCAATCTGGAAAGCCTGGCCTAGAAAATCTCCATACCTTCTCATTCCCTCAATCCAAATAGGTTTTGCTCCCGATATAATCGCACTTCCCTGACAACACGAAGTAAAAAGAACCGCAGTCTTTTTACGAATCATTTCAAAATATTCTTCTTCTTGAAACAACGGATTACCGGCAGAACGAATTTGAAGAAGCTCTCCTTCACAAATATCCTTTGTTGTTTCTGAAATAAGTTCGAAGAGAATGTTGGACTTGAGAGAGGAAAGCAGCATGAAGGCCCTTGCAAAGAGATAATCGCCTAATAAGACGGACGTGGTATTTCCCCACTGGGCATTGACACTTTTACGATGACGACGTGTATCTGCCTCATCCAAAACATCATCGTGAAGAAGCGTAGCCGTATGGAGAAGTTCCACGATCACTGCAAGCAAGATGTGATCATGACTTAAAGTCCCAAACGCCTTCGCGGACGCTAAAATAAGAATCGGACGAAGCCTTTTACCCTGATCTAAAGTAATGTGCTGGGCTGCCTCATTGATAAAATCAAATTTTGAGGAGCTCACCTCACGAAGAATTAATTGCTCTACTTCAGAGAGAGGCTCTACTAAAGGTTCAATGAGTTTTTTAATTTCTAAAAGCGTCGTCATATTTAAACAATATACTTAAAGAGAATTTTTTTAGAGAGAAATTTGTCCAAACCAAATACCCGACCTGCTCCTGTTACCACGATAACGAAAAGGTTAACAAGAATCATCCCAAATCTCCACACCTCTTCTGGACTTCCTTCCCCTAGATAATAGTTAATATAAAGAAGTATTCCAAAAATAGCTGCAAGCCCTGAAAGAAATCCTAAAATTAAACTCAAGCCCACGTAAAACTCACCAATCGCCGTAAGATAAGCAAAAAATTTGGCATGAGGAAGAACATAGTTATTTAAAAAGCCTTCATACCATGCAAAATTCGTATGATGAGCCCAACGGGAAACCAGCCTCGAAAATTCGCCTAGATAAGAAGCCGTAAATTTATCAATACTCGTATGAATAAAATAGGCACCCATATAAATTCTTAAGAGGGCTAGCCAAGTTGTTTTGCCCGACCCAGATTTTGTATTGGAAGCACCTTCTGCTACACTCTTCGCCATGTCTCACCTTTTTTTTAGTTACCCGTAACGGGTTACCGGTTACCCATTATCAGTGGAATGAAGACATCTATAGAACCACAGGGACTAGGGGTTGTCAATTTGTTTTGACCTTGTTTCAACTTGGTTTAGCCTTGCGTTTAGAAAGCTAGACGATTAGAATGCACATTGCGCTTACAACTCATAAGTTCTATGTAAAGGAGGACGGGATTCGATGAAAAAATTTTGGCTAGGACTTATTCTATTTTCTTTTTTATTACCCATTGCTATTGCTGAGGATCGAGCTCAATCAATGCAAGATGCCTTGGGTCGAGCTTTTCAAGCCGTCAAAGCAAAAAATCATGAGGAAGCCGTTCAATTATTTGAAAAAGCAGGGCAGTTGGCCATCCAAATCAGTGAATGGAAAGGGTGTTTAGATGCAGGGAATGCCCTTCTTAAATTGGGCGAAGCCAATCAATCTCTTTCCCTTTTTGAGTCAGCCCTTCCAATCGCTCAAAAACAAGGAGATTGGAGAATTTTTGTCGCATCGGGATATGCCCTGGCTAGCCTTCCCCAAAATCTTAACGCAAAAGATAAAGCGATCCATTCATTTATATTGGCCGCTCAAGCAGCCAAGCAAAAAAAAGATTGGATGGGCTTAACAGAAGCTGCCAATGGGCTTAATCATTTAGAAAATCAACCTGCGGCTGTTCAAGCCCTGAATGACGCACGAGAAATTGTTCAAGAAACAAAAAGTTTGAGGGGGGCTCAAGTGCTTGCCGAGCTTTATCAAAAGAGCGGGCTCCCCAATGAATCTCAACAGATGAAAATAGCGAAAGAGGAATTTGCCCGAATTCAAGGCCATGCTGAACAAAGTCAAATAGAGCCTCCCCCTGGTTGGAATCCAGTCGGTGAAAGTGTTTCAAGACCTCCAGTACCCAATATCGAACAGCAAAGAATGGCCAGACAATCTGCTGACAAAGATATTGAGGAAAAGAATCAATGGATTGTCCAACAAAAGCAGCTTGAGCTCGAAAAAGAAAAAATGGCCAGTCAATACAGCGGCTATTATTACTATCCTTACGGTTACGACTCTTACACCTCTTATGAGCCTTGGGGCTGGGACCTCTTAATCCCGTGGGCTGATTATTATGGCAGTTCCTACGTCTATACGGATGGGTACTACCACTACTCTGGGGATTATGTGGGTTTTGGCTTTGCCTATGGCTATTCAGATGGTAACAGCTTTTTTGGTGTCAGCCTTCAGGTGTATGATTAAAATATGATTAAAAATTTTTAAATAGCTTCTGTCACACCTTTAATAGCTCGATAAGTCGCATCTAAAAGTTTTAGAAGCTCCTTTTGCCGAATGGCGAGAGGTGGCATGAGAACCATCACATTACCCAGAGGCCTTAAAATCACCCCTCTTTTGCGAAGGTCCTGACACACCCGAATTCCCATTTTTTCTTTGAGTGGAAACTCTTGATAGGGTTTTTTAGATTTAACGAGTTCAATCCCAATCATCATACCGCATTGTCGGATTTCTCCTACATGAGCGAGCTCATTCAATCGTGAAAGTTCTTTCTTTAAGAAAGAAATATTTTTCTCGACCCTCTCCAGTAATTTCTCCTTTTTAAATAATTTAAGATTTTGAAGGGCCACCGCACAGGCCAAGGGATTCCCGGTATAGGTATGACCATGAAAAAAGGTTTTGAATTCTCGATATTCCCCCAAAAAAGCATTATAAATTTTTTCCTTTACCAAGGTCGCAGCCAAAGGAA belongs to Chlamydiota bacterium and includes:
- a CDS encoding polyprenyl synthetase family protein, giving the protein MTTLLEIKKLIEPLVEPLSEVEQLILREVSSSKFDFINEAAQHITLDQGKRLRPILILASAKAFGTLSHDHILLAVIVELLHTATLLHDDVLDEADTRRHRKSVNAQWGNTTSVLLGDYLFARAFMLLSSLKSNILFELISETTKDICEGELLQIRSAGNPLFQEEEYFEMIRKKTAVLFTSCCQGSAIISGAKPIWIEGMRRYGDFLGQAFQIGDDIMDLTGSSLKEGKTLGTDLKKGKLTLPLIHLLARLGFQERQQLENLIMQKKSDLSFIQIQGLLSRGQGFPETLKVISGLCQSAIDEVDRFPSDYELTLFRAIPHYILSEAKGRLVQIEAEPIVKSA
- the ligA gene encoding NAD-dependent DNA ligase LigA, which encodes MKESHSSFNEVSKNIKDLREKILGYDRKYFIENAPVISDYEYDLLIQELKDLETKYPNLITSDSPTQRVGEGLIKGFQPVRHSIPMLSIENTYSPDEILSFHHRIQKVFPQEKIDYVVELKIDGLAVVLRYEEGLFKRGLTRGDGLMGDDVTANLKTLRSIPLKLQGKNIPSVLEVKGEVYFDHKGFEKLNQDRIEKGEETFANPRNAASGSLKLLDPRLTAERPLKFFAHGIGLVKGGGFQTHLEVLRMLQSCGIRVVEGYQAASSIESVIKICHEWNKKRKELAFDIDGMVIKVNSLKLQDLLGSTSKSPRWVIAYKYQAEEAKTLLKDIVVQVGRTGTLTPVAILEPVELCGSTVSRATLHNQDEIKRKDIRIGDTVAIEKGGEVIPKVTRVLLERRPKEAQPFQFPNHCPECQSEVVHLEDEVALRCENLSCPAQLKRSLEHFASRKAMDIEGLGTALVEQLVDGQLVKNVADLYRLKNSDFLSLERMGEKSSQNILDGIEKSKTRSLHRLIFGLGIRHVGIHAAEILAFQYKNMDALIQASFEDLQNIHEIGAVMAQSIISFFQTKENLKTLSQLKNFGLNWVDTELALRKKDSFLEGKTFVLTGTLEKFSREEAGAFIKKLGGRVSSSISTKTDFLVVGNEPGSKLEKANSLGVKVLDEKEFLKLLKV
- a CDS encoding prepilin-type N-terminal cleavage/methylation domain-containing protein is translated as MKRKKAFTLVEVLIVLSIMGVIMSLLLGAVLKARGKVKLSKVHVLMDSISAALRMYADDFGDYPPDNSLLNLSNPSSAECLYYYLGATFIRGRNSSVNAGPYMRFKGEELRAVADKSSCDFDGDGFGDDPTKEIIDPWENKTSQNPDGKQILIYHKIPTHNPSLNKFELYSIGPNGVNDNGSGDDVTNWS
- a CDS encoding DoxX family protein, encoding MAKSVAEGASNTKSGSGKTTWLALLRIYMGAYFIHTSIDKFTASYLGEFSRLVSRWAHHTNFAWYEGFLNNYVLPHAKFFAYLTAIGEFYVGLSLILGFLSGLAAIFGILLYINYYLGEGSPEEVWRFGMILVNLFVIVVTGAGRVFGLDKFLSKKILFKYIV